Proteins encoded in a region of the Tripterygium wilfordii isolate XIE 37 chromosome 21, ASM1340144v1, whole genome shotgun sequence genome:
- the LOC119989806 gene encoding uncharacterized protein LOC119989806: MLEKCSLSLPSQSGDAPRFFQTLNGLRHLAETRRFKAWFLDQFGVLHDGKQPYPGAISTLEKLATTGAKMVIISNSSRRASITMEKMKSMGFDSSLFAGAITSGELTHQHLQRRDDAWFASLGRSCIHMTWSDRGAISLEGLGLQVVENVEEAEFVLAHGTEALGLSSGAARPMNLEDLEQLLEQCVSKKIPMVVANPDYVTVEARALRVMPGSLAAKYEKLGGEVKWMGKPDKVIYKSAMTMAGVDASECVAVGDSFHHDIKGANVAGIQSVLITGGIHATELGLTAFGEAADLSSVRALASKYEACPSYVLPAFTW; this comes from the exons ATGCTCGAGAAGTGCTCATTGTCTCTTCCATCACAATCTGGTGACGCCCCTCGGTTCTTCCAGACCCTCAATGGCCTTCGACATCTCGCAGAGACGCGTCGTTTTAAG GCATGGTTCTTGGATCAGTTTGGAGTACTTCATGACGGAAAACAACCTTATCCGGGTGCAATTTCAACAT TAGAGAAGCTAGCAACCACAGGTGCCAAAATGGTAATTATAAGTAATTCCTCGCGCCGTGCATCAATAACCATGGAGAAAATGAAGAGCATGGGTTTTGACTCATCTCTCTTTGCAGGAGCCATCACTAGTGGAGAATTAACACATCAGCACCTACAAcg GAGAGATGATGCTTGGTTTGCATCACTAGGAAGGTCATGCATTCACATGACCTGGAGCGACCGCGGAGCTATATCTCTGGAG GGCCTTGGCTTGCAAGTTGTGGAGAATGTCGAAGAAGCTGAATTTGTTTTGGCTCATGGAACTGAAGCTCTGGGACTCTCTTCTGGCGCTGCCCGTCCTATGAATCTTGAGGATCTTGAGCAATTGTTGGAGCAATGTGTATCTAAAAAGATCCCAATGGTGGTTGCTAATCCAGATTATGTGACTGTGGAAGCTAGGGCTTTACGCGTGATGCCTG GGAGTTTGGCAGCCAAGTATGAGAAGCTTGGGGGAGAAGTGAAGTGGATGGGCAAGCCTGATAAG GTGATTTATAAATCAGCTATGACCATGGCTGGTGTGGATGCTTCCGAATGTGTTGCTGTGGGCGATTCTTTTCACCACGATATCAAGGGTGCAAATGTAGCTGGAATTCAATCGGTGTTAATCACTGGAGGGATACATGCAACTGAACTTGGACTTACTGCTTTTGGGGAAGCTGCTGATTTATCTTCTGTTCGAGCACTTGCATCCAAGTATGAAGCATGTCCATCATATGTTTTACCAGCTTTTACGTGGTAA